One genomic window of Prochlorococcus sp. MIT 0801 includes the following:
- a CDS encoding peptidylprolyl isomerase yields the protein MAKKICILALITILFSLSSPWIDPAVASLPNGNRLKDPYAILRNSLPIDQKELRELQNKLEDTSEDLRGSRWSAISKATSRSQFLVSNKKNQILDSMPEENRENAANLLSNLKKELDELGQIANEKNKVSFLDVRRQSLKTIDDIESLLITKNFPYKIPSEYNNLPRLLGRANVEIKTSKGNMNAIIDGYNAPLTAGAFIDLSMKGFYDGLPINRAEEFFILQTGDPKGETIGYIDPDNNELRRVPLEIRTSSLEDTLYGETFEDVGLYTETPVLPFATLGTLGWAHSDTDLNDGSSQFFFFLYEAELNPAGRNLIDGRNAAFGYVIEGSEILNKLGVDDKIISITVLNGSENLKLKA from the coding sequence ATGGCGAAAAAGATTTGCATTCTTGCCCTGATAACAATCCTGTTTTCTTTAAGCTCTCCATGGATTGACCCTGCTGTTGCAAGCCTTCCAAATGGTAATCGATTGAAAGATCCATACGCAATATTAAGAAATTCTTTACCGATTGACCAAAAAGAATTACGTGAATTACAAAACAAACTAGAAGATACCAGTGAAGATCTTCGAGGAAGTAGATGGTCAGCTATCAGCAAAGCCACTTCAAGAAGTCAATTCCTAGTCAGTAACAAAAAAAATCAAATTCTTGATTCAATGCCAGAGGAAAATAGAGAAAATGCGGCTAATCTACTTTCTAATTTGAAAAAAGAGCTTGATGAGTTAGGTCAAATAGCGAACGAAAAAAATAAAGTCTCATTTCTTGACGTAAGGCGTCAAAGCTTAAAAACAATTGATGATATAGAATCTCTTCTTATTACAAAAAATTTCCCATATAAAATACCCAGTGAATACAATAATCTACCAAGACTTTTAGGTAGAGCAAATGTAGAAATTAAAACATCAAAAGGAAATATGAATGCAATTATTGATGGTTACAATGCTCCGCTTACAGCTGGTGCGTTTATAGATCTTTCAATGAAAGGTTTTTACGATGGTTTACCAATCAATAGGGCTGAAGAGTTTTTTATTCTTCAAACTGGGGATCCTAAAGGAGAAACAATTGGATATATAGACCCTGATAATAATGAGTTGCGAAGAGTTCCATTAGAAATAAGAACTTCTAGTTTGGAAGATACACTTTATGGAGAAACTTTTGAAGACGTTGGTCTTTACACTGAGACCCCAGTTCTTCCATTTGCAACTTTAGGAACACTTGGCTGGGCTCACTCTGATACAGATTTAAATGATGGTTCATCGCAGTTTTTCTTCTTCTTATATGAAGCTGAATTAAATCCAGCTGGACGTAATCTTATTGATGGAAGAAACGCAGCTTTTGGCTACGTCATAGAAGGTTCAGAAATATTAAATAAACTTGGAGTAGATGATAAAATTATCTCGATTACAGTATTAAATGGTTCAGAAAATCTAAAACTTAAAGCTTAA